Proteins found in one Corynebacterium freneyi genomic segment:
- a CDS encoding ABC transporter permease, which translates to MNAMREVLSLELTQRARSTRWRVLLVAWFVVLVGTVVLQTLFFDSVGPGVMGDESTWTRSSAEAIATGTLLFVLLVGLLVAPAQTATSINGDRRDGVLALVQAAPVSTWAVAVGKLLAAWLASLAFLLVSLPVLVWTVIRGGLTWWALLLGVAVVALLLLAVSGMGLGLSALTPRTASSTMLSYLIVAVLTVGLPLVFALSMPLTEHRETRQVAYLTRYDDNLDLDDPASWCREEVTPVSTMDTRSIAWLLLPNPVVVLSDALPHSGDAPGVTNIVRNVVDRSFRAPERQPETCAELAESMRESGDDPILQPASDPGNGAPGWKWGPGLAVNLLLGGAGVAVAHRRLKVPAGELPKGVRIA; encoded by the coding sequence ATGAACGCGATGCGAGAGGTGCTGTCCCTCGAATTGACGCAGCGGGCCCGGTCGACGAGATGGCGGGTGCTGCTGGTCGCCTGGTTCGTCGTGCTCGTGGGCACGGTGGTGCTGCAGACGCTGTTCTTCGATTCGGTGGGTCCGGGCGTGATGGGCGACGAATCCACGTGGACCCGGTCGTCGGCGGAGGCCATCGCCACAGGCACGCTGCTGTTCGTGCTGCTGGTGGGCCTGCTGGTGGCGCCCGCGCAGACGGCGACGTCCATCAACGGAGACCGCCGCGACGGGGTGCTCGCCCTCGTCCAGGCGGCGCCCGTGTCGACCTGGGCGGTGGCCGTCGGCAAGCTCCTGGCCGCCTGGCTGGCGTCGCTGGCCTTCCTGCTGGTGTCGCTGCCGGTGCTCGTGTGGACGGTGATCCGCGGTGGCCTGACATGGTGGGCGCTGCTGCTGGGCGTGGCCGTGGTGGCGCTGCTGTTGCTGGCGGTGTCCGGCATGGGGTTGGGCTTGTCGGCGCTGACGCCGCGGACCGCGTCGTCGACGATGCTGTCCTACCTCATCGTGGCGGTGCTCACGGTCGGCCTGCCCCTGGTGTTCGCGCTGTCGATGCCATTGACCGAGCACCGCGAAACCCGCCAGGTCGCCTACCTGACCAGGTACGACGACAATCTCGACCTCGACGACCCGGCCAGCTGGTGCCGCGAGGAGGTCACCCCGGTGTCGACGATGGACACCCGTTCCATCGCATGGCTGCTCCTGCCCAATCCCGTCGTCGTGCTTTCCGACGCCTTGCCCCATTCCGGAGACGCCCCGGGGGTGACCAACATCGTGCGCAACGTCGTGGACCGGTCCTTCCGGGCGCCCGAGAGGCAGCCGGAGACGTGCGCCGAGCTTGCCGAATCGATGCGGGAGTCGGGCGACGACCCGATCCTCCAACCGGCGTCGGATCCCGGCAACGGCGCGCCGGGCTGGAAGTGGGGGCCGGGTTTGGCGGTCAACCTGCTGCTCGGCGGGGCCGGCGTCGCCGTGGCGCACCGGCGGTTGAAGGTGCCCGCGGGCGAGCTGCCCAAGGGAGTGCGCATCGCCTGA
- a CDS encoding acylphosphatase yields MTTAPVRLTAWVHGHVQGVGFRWDTRVRALELGLTGYAKNYPDGRVLVIAEGPGSACKALLEWLESPDAPGSVSTVVADVGAARGGYEGFARK; encoded by the coding sequence ATGACCACCGCACCCGTTCGCCTCACCGCCTGGGTCCACGGACACGTGCAGGGCGTCGGGTTCCGGTGGGATACCCGCGTGCGGGCCCTGGAGCTGGGCCTGACCGGTTACGCGAAGAACTACCCGGATGGTCGGGTGCTGGTCATCGCCGAGGGGCCCGGGTCGGCCTGCAAGGCGCTGCTTGAGTGGCTCGAGAGCCCCGACGCGCCGGGATCCGTCTCCACCGTCGTCGCCGACGTCGGCGCCGCCCGGGGCGGTTACGAGGGGTTCGCCAGAAAGTAG
- a CDS encoding alanine/glycine:cation symporter family protein, which produces MESATDAVTAWNDKYWLFMIGLLVATGLYFCARTFVVQIRYLPDMFRAIGEKPSEISEGVKGISSFKAFTISAASRVGTGNVAGVAVAISTGGPGAVFWMWLLAIIGGATSFVESTLAQLYKVKDRDSYRGGPAYYITRGLGEKFRWLAVLFALAITVTYGFVFNAVQSNSITAAVAESTGRDSTGMKTAIGLVLAAATGVIIFGGVQRISKFTQVVVPVMAVAYIALGLIVLAINWRKVPGMLALIVEHALGIREIAGAAVGTAIMQGVRRGLFSNEAGMGSTPNAAATSSVSHPCKQGLIQTLGVYFDTIIVCTVTAVIILLSNPEYGTGAEGTALTQAALAAQVGGWAIHAVTVIIFFLAFSSIIGNYYYAEANVPFLTGNKAVLNGVRALIMLCVLGGALGSVPLVWALADVFSALMATINLAAILPLGGVAVALLANYSAQRAKGLNPVFHRDDLPGIRGHANIECWDGSDPMTVRADAGGSTGVIR; this is translated from the coding sequence ATGGAAAGCGCCACGGACGCGGTGACGGCCTGGAACGACAAGTACTGGCTGTTCATGATCGGATTGCTCGTCGCGACGGGCCTGTACTTCTGCGCCAGGACGTTCGTGGTGCAGATCCGCTACCTGCCGGACATGTTCCGCGCCATCGGCGAAAAGCCGTCGGAGATTTCCGAGGGCGTCAAGGGAATCTCCAGCTTCAAGGCGTTCACCATTTCCGCGGCGTCGCGCGTGGGCACCGGCAACGTCGCCGGCGTGGCGGTGGCCATTTCCACCGGCGGCCCCGGTGCGGTGTTCTGGATGTGGCTGCTGGCCATCATCGGCGGCGCGACCAGTTTCGTGGAGTCGACGCTGGCGCAGCTGTACAAGGTGAAGGACCGGGATTCCTACCGGGGCGGTCCGGCGTACTACATCACCCGTGGCCTGGGCGAGAAGTTCCGGTGGCTGGCCGTCCTCTTCGCGCTGGCCATCACCGTGACCTACGGGTTCGTGTTCAACGCCGTGCAGTCGAACTCCATCACCGCCGCCGTCGCCGAGTCCACCGGTCGGGATTCGACCGGAATGAAGACCGCCATCGGCCTGGTGCTCGCCGCGGCGACGGGCGTGATCATCTTCGGCGGCGTGCAGCGCATCTCGAAGTTCACGCAGGTCGTCGTGCCCGTCATGGCCGTCGCCTACATCGCCCTGGGCCTGATCGTGTTGGCCATCAACTGGCGCAAGGTGCCGGGGATGCTGGCGCTCATCGTCGAGCACGCCCTGGGCATCCGGGAGATCGCCGGTGCGGCCGTGGGTACGGCGATCATGCAGGGCGTGCGCCGCGGCCTGTTCTCCAACGAGGCCGGCATGGGCTCCACCCCGAACGCCGCGGCGACGTCGTCGGTGTCGCACCCGTGCAAGCAGGGTCTGATCCAGACCCTCGGCGTGTACTTCGACACGATCATCGTCTGCACCGTGACCGCGGTCATCATCCTGCTGTCGAATCCGGAGTACGGAACGGGCGCGGAAGGCACGGCGCTGACGCAGGCGGCGTTGGCCGCGCAGGTCGGCGGGTGGGCGATTCACGCGGTGACGGTGATCATCTTCTTCCTGGCGTTTTCGTCGATCATCGGCAACTACTACTACGCCGAGGCCAACGTGCCCTTCCTCACCGGAAATAAGGCGGTGCTCAACGGGGTGCGCGCGTTGATCATGCTGTGCGTGCTCGGCGGGGCGTTGGGGTCGGTGCCGCTGGTGTGGGCGCTGGCCGACGTGTTCTCCGCTCTGATGGCCACCATCAACCTCGCCGCGATCCTGCCGCTGGGCGGAGTGGCCGTCGCGCTTCTGGCCAATTATTCGGCGCAGAGGGCCAAGGGACTCAACCCCGTGTTCCACCGGGACGACCTGCCGGGCATCCGGGGCCACGCCAACATCGAATGCTGGGACGGTTCCGACCCCATGACCGTGCGCGCCGACGCCGGTGGCTCTACCGGGGTCATCCGATGA
- a CDS encoding ABC transporter ATP-binding protein, translating into MSIIARNVRRTFGDHVAVDHADVDVAPGRITGLIGPNGSGKTTLLLVLAGLLAPDAGSVEVAGADPSADGPGARARIGWMPDQVGTWETLTSHEIVASFGRLYGLPRGDADARATELLAEVGLSEFAGERVRVLSRGQKQRLSLARALVHDPAVLLLDEPASGLDPDSRVALRRILRRRADAGAAIIVSSHILPELEEMVDDVIMMRDGRTVLADSDARAPLWRLAVAGPGEALRGWADTEDPALGIVLGGSAPGDGPGMEWADFSAEPQEASAALARALAVGVVVASFGRRTLESRYLEWGARR; encoded by the coding sequence ATGAGCATCATCGCCCGGAACGTGCGCAGGACATTCGGCGACCACGTGGCCGTCGACCACGCCGACGTCGACGTTGCGCCGGGCCGGATCACCGGTTTGATCGGCCCCAACGGCAGCGGCAAGACGACGTTGCTGCTGGTCCTCGCCGGCCTGCTGGCGCCGGATGCGGGCAGCGTGGAGGTCGCCGGCGCCGATCCCTCCGCCGACGGTCCGGGGGCCCGGGCCCGCATCGGGTGGATGCCCGATCAGGTGGGCACGTGGGAGACCCTGACGTCGCACGAGATCGTCGCGAGCTTCGGCCGCCTCTACGGTCTGCCGCGCGGCGATGCCGATGCGCGGGCCACCGAGTTGCTCGCCGAGGTGGGGTTGTCGGAGTTCGCCGGGGAGCGCGTGCGCGTGCTGTCGCGCGGCCAAAAGCAGCGGCTGTCGCTGGCCCGGGCCCTCGTCCATGATCCGGCGGTGCTGCTTCTCGACGAACCGGCCTCCGGGCTCGACCCCGATTCGCGGGTGGCGCTGCGGCGCATTTTGCGGCGTCGGGCGGATGCGGGGGCGGCGATCATCGTCAGTTCCCACATCCTGCCGGAGCTGGAGGAGATGGTCGACGACGTCATCATGATGCGCGACGGCCGCACCGTGCTCGCCGACTCCGACGCCCGGGCGCCCCTGTGGCGGTTGGCCGTCGCCGGGCCGGGCGAGGCGCTGCGCGGCTGGGCCGACACCGAAGACCCTGCGCTCGGCATCGTGCTGGGTGGCTCGGCCCCCGGCGACGGGCCGGGAATGGAGTGGGCGGATTTCTCCGCCGAACCGCAGGAAGCGTCGGCGGCGTTGGCCCGCGCGCTGGCCGTCGGAGTGGTGGTGGCGTCCTTCGGTCGCAGAACGTTGGAATCCCGATACCTGGAATGGGGTGCGCGACGATGA
- the ftsY gene encoding signal recognition particle-docking protein FtsY, which produces MTVTQWIILAAVVVVLLLVILLLVGLARRKKNTISFEEKKAPEQLTQQEKSGNYQAQGGFNFAPATPTTKPEKQPDLLPGQELGTPPAKPTPPTPPVPPRLEEPEPEVIEPATTPEPEPEVEPVETEVIEPEPEPEPELEPEPEPEPVETEVIEPEPEPEPEPEPEPEPEVVREPVADTAPVEDRPADVPDEETEAVAPVEPEQKLDDIEPTEGRISRLRGRLSRSQNAIGQSVLGILGAGDLDEDAWEEIEDTLIMADLGTAATMNVVDKLRERIASRGVGSEAEARALLREVLIEECGPDMDRSIRALPHEGKPAVVLVVGVNGTGKTTTTGKLARVLVAQGHDVLLGAADTFRAAAADQLETWGRRVGATTVRGPEGADPASIAFDAVAKGIDDQADVVLIDTAGRLHTKTGLMDQLGKVKRVVEKKAAVDEVLLVLDATVGQNGLMQARTFRDVVDITGVVLTKLDGTAKGGIVFQVQRELGVPVKLVGLGEGADHLAPFEPEGFVDALLG; this is translated from the coding sequence ATGACGGTTACGCAATGGATCATTCTCGCCGCGGTTGTCGTGGTGCTGCTGTTGGTGATTCTGCTTCTGGTGGGCCTGGCCCGCCGGAAGAAGAACACCATCTCGTTCGAGGAGAAGAAGGCTCCCGAACAGCTGACTCAGCAGGAAAAGTCCGGCAATTACCAGGCCCAGGGTGGTTTCAACTTCGCCCCGGCCACGCCGACGACGAAGCCGGAGAAGCAGCCGGACCTGCTTCCCGGCCAGGAGCTGGGCACCCCGCCGGCGAAGCCGACGCCGCCGACCCCGCCGGTGCCGCCGCGTCTGGAGGAACCGGAGCCCGAGGTCATCGAGCCGGCGACCACGCCTGAACCCGAACCCGAGGTCGAGCCCGTCGAGACCGAGGTCATCGAACCGGAGCCGGAACCGGAACCGGAACTGGAGCCTGAGCCGGAACCCGAACCCGTCGAGACCGAGGTCATCGAACCGGAGCCCGAACCGGAACCCGAGCCCGAGCCCGAACCGGAACCGGAGGTCGTCCGCGAGCCGGTCGCCGACACCGCCCCCGTGGAGGATCGTCCGGCCGACGTTCCCGACGAGGAGACCGAGGCGGTCGCGCCGGTCGAGCCGGAGCAGAAGCTCGACGACATCGAGCCGACCGAGGGCCGCATTTCCCGCCTGCGCGGTCGTCTGTCCCGTTCGCAAAACGCCATCGGCCAGTCGGTGCTGGGCATCCTCGGCGCCGGCGATCTCGACGAGGACGCGTGGGAGGAGATCGAGGACACGCTGATCATGGCGGACCTCGGCACCGCCGCGACGATGAACGTGGTGGACAAGCTGCGCGAGCGCATCGCCTCCCGCGGCGTCGGTTCCGAGGCCGAGGCCCGCGCCCTGCTGCGCGAGGTGCTCATCGAAGAGTGCGGCCCCGACATGGACCGTTCCATTCGCGCCCTGCCGCACGAGGGCAAGCCGGCCGTCGTGCTCGTCGTCGGCGTCAACGGCACGGGCAAGACCACCACCACCGGCAAGCTCGCCCGCGTGCTCGTCGCGCAGGGCCACGATGTTCTGCTCGGCGCGGCCGACACGTTCCGCGCCGCCGCCGCCGACCAGCTGGAGACCTGGGGCCGCCGCGTCGGCGCCACCACCGTCCGCGGACCCGAGGGCGCCGACCCGGCGTCCATCGCGTTCGACGCGGTGGCCAAGGGCATCGACGACCAGGCCGACGTCGTCCTCATCGACACCGCCGGCCGCCTGCACACCAAGACCGGCCTGATGGATCAGCTGGGCAAGGTCAAGCGCGTCGTGGAGAAGAAGGCCGCCGTCGACGAGGTGCTCCTGGTCCTCGACGCCACCGTCGGCCAGAACGGCCTGATGCAGGCCCGCACGTTCCGCGACGTCGTCGACATCACCGGCGTGGTGCTGACCAAGCTCGACGGCACCGCCAAGGGCGGCATCGTCTTCCAGGTCCAGCGCGAACTCGGCGTGCCGGTCAAGCTCGTCGGTCTCGGCGAGGGCGCCGACCACCTGGCGCCCTTCGAACCGGAGGGCTTCGTCGACGCGCTGCTGGGGTAA
- the smc gene encoding chromosome segregation protein SMC, with translation MHLKSLTLKGFKSFASATTLKFEPGICAVVGPNGSGKSNVVDALAWVMGEQGAKTLRGGKMEDVIFAGTSGRKPLGRAEVTLTIDNADGALPIGYSEVSVTRRMFRDGASEYEINGSRCRLMDVQELLSDSGIGREMHVIVGQGRLSQILESRPEERRAFIEEAAGVLKHRRRKEKAQRKLQSMQSNLDRLEDLVGELRRQLKPLARQAEAARRAQTVQADLREAKLALAAADLVALREALDDAAEQARMVAAKVAAEEQVAEAAAERRDELESELEDLVPRADAARDLWFRLSALAERVGATRRIAADRAADAGPVPWTGQDPEELEARAERAAAEEEELAEAESEARERLESVRDVLGEAEDAFRAAESEHMAQVRALADRREGVVRLVAAEESLRARIESAEAESARLAEHVAEAGQRRDDAADALDDAAEALAEAETAGPELARAHERADAESAAATARVKELRDRERTLEKTVSGLSARIEALDASRRAAATDGAGWLRDTHGLPPLSGALHVTGGWDSAIAAALGPAAEALVAGDEGAPDHSADDLISQLADAEAGHATIVEPRAGEGWRLDVDAPPGCTWALDVVDHPAELAAALSALLVDVVLCPDAATARRVVDEDNRLRAATADGRLHGPGWVSGGAGGARSSVEIGAVIAAAEEELAAARADLADLAGVLSGAAAEEEDRRTDAAAARAALREHERGLKALKDARTRAQSQLAGVDHDAERAAARREEAESRLVTLRAELDEVSDRLARVDDDPAEGEPSTEERDHAAAALAQARAMETEARLALRTAEERSGGVRGKAERLRRQAMSERQARARHEAAQVRRERSRLLAATVAELSGDVAQQVSVSLERAAADRDELDAARNAIGAELNKARADASAAAKRVAELTDGAHRGDIARAEAQLRVDQAEETIVDQLGVPVADLLESHAPGEDFDRAEAEARLKRAEKDLRVLGRVNPLALEEFKAMEERHDFLATQLDDVRRARADLLDVVEEVDDTILRLFTEAWLDVEREFPKVFDTLFPGGEGRLVLTEPDDMLTTGIEVEARPPGKKVKRLSLLSGGEKSLTALAMLVAIFRARPSPFYVLDEVEAALDDVNLRRLIALLEELRESSQLIVITHQKPTMDVANVLYGVTMRGDGVTRVISQRMSPDSHS, from the coding sequence GTGCACCTCAAATCGCTGACCCTCAAAGGATTCAAGTCCTTCGCGTCGGCGACCACGCTGAAGTTCGAGCCGGGCATCTGCGCGGTCGTCGGCCCGAACGGCTCCGGCAAGTCCAACGTCGTCGACGCCCTGGCGTGGGTGATGGGCGAGCAGGGCGCGAAGACCCTGCGCGGCGGGAAGATGGAGGACGTCATCTTCGCCGGCACGTCGGGCCGCAAGCCGCTGGGGCGCGCCGAGGTGACGCTGACCATCGACAATGCCGACGGTGCGCTGCCGATCGGCTACTCGGAAGTGTCGGTGACGCGCCGCATGTTCCGCGACGGCGCCAGCGAGTACGAGATCAACGGTTCGCGCTGTCGGCTCATGGACGTCCAGGAGTTGCTCAGCGATTCCGGCATCGGCCGCGAGATGCACGTCATCGTCGGTCAGGGGCGGCTGTCCCAGATCCTGGAGTCGCGGCCGGAAGAGCGTCGCGCGTTCATCGAGGAAGCCGCCGGCGTGCTCAAGCACCGCCGTCGCAAGGAAAAGGCCCAGCGCAAACTGCAGTCGATGCAGAGCAATCTCGACCGTCTCGAGGATCTGGTGGGGGAGTTGCGTCGTCAGCTCAAGCCCCTGGCCCGGCAGGCGGAGGCCGCCCGCCGCGCGCAGACCGTGCAAGCGGATCTGCGGGAGGCGAAGTTGGCGTTGGCGGCGGCCGATCTCGTCGCATTGCGGGAAGCGCTTGACGACGCCGCCGAGCAGGCCAGAATGGTCGCCGCGAAGGTGGCGGCCGAGGAGCAGGTGGCCGAAGCCGCGGCCGAACGTCGCGACGAGCTCGAGTCGGAGTTGGAAGACCTCGTCCCGCGCGCCGACGCCGCCCGCGACCTGTGGTTCCGTTTGTCCGCGTTGGCGGAGCGGGTGGGCGCGACCCGCCGCATCGCCGCCGACCGTGCCGCCGATGCGGGGCCCGTGCCGTGGACGGGGCAGGATCCGGAGGAGTTGGAGGCCCGCGCCGAGCGCGCCGCCGCCGAGGAAGAGGAGCTGGCGGAGGCGGAATCCGAGGCCCGCGAACGACTCGAGTCGGTCCGGGACGTGCTGGGCGAGGCCGAGGACGCCTTCCGCGCCGCCGAATCCGAGCACATGGCCCAGGTCCGGGCGTTGGCCGACCGGCGTGAGGGCGTCGTCCGCCTCGTCGCCGCCGAGGAATCGCTGCGTGCACGCATCGAGTCCGCCGAAGCCGAATCCGCGCGTCTGGCCGAGCACGTCGCCGAAGCGGGACAGCGCCGTGACGACGCCGCCGACGCCCTCGACGACGCCGCCGAAGCGTTGGCCGAAGCCGAAACCGCCGGCCCCGAGCTCGCCCGCGCCCACGAGCGCGCCGACGCCGAGTCCGCCGCCGCCACCGCGCGGGTGAAGGAATTGCGTGACCGGGAGCGGACGCTGGAAAAGACCGTGTCGGGCCTGTCCGCCCGCATCGAGGCGCTCGACGCCTCCCGCCGGGCCGCCGCCACCGACGGCGCGGGGTGGTTGCGCGACACCCACGGCCTGCCGCCGTTGTCCGGTGCCCTGCACGTCACGGGCGGGTGGGATTCCGCCATCGCCGCCGCCCTCGGCCCCGCCGCGGAAGCCCTGGTCGCCGGCGACGAGGGCGCGCCGGATCACTCGGCCGACGACTTGATCTCCCAGCTCGCCGACGCCGAAGCCGGCCACGCCACCATCGTGGAACCCCGGGCGGGCGAGGGGTGGCGCCTCGACGTCGACGCCCCTCCGGGGTGCACGTGGGCGCTCGACGTCGTCGACCATCCGGCGGAGCTGGCGGCCGCGTTGTCGGCGCTGCTCGTCGACGTGGTGCTGTGCCCCGACGCCGCCACCGCCCGCCGCGTGGTCGACGAGGACAACCGGTTGCGCGCCGCCACCGCCGACGGACGTCTCCATGGGCCGGGGTGGGTGTCCGGCGGTGCCGGCGGCGCGCGGTCCAGCGTGGAGATCGGCGCGGTCATCGCGGCGGCGGAAGAGGAATTGGCCGCCGCCCGCGCCGATCTCGCCGATCTGGCCGGCGTACTGTCCGGTGCGGCCGCCGAGGAGGAGGACCGCCGCACCGACGCCGCAGCGGCCCGCGCCGCCCTGCGCGAACACGAGCGCGGCCTGAAGGCGCTGAAGGACGCCCGCACCCGCGCCCAGTCGCAGTTGGCCGGGGTCGACCATGACGCCGAGCGCGCCGCCGCCCGCCGCGAGGAGGCCGAGTCCCGGCTGGTGACCCTGCGCGCCGAACTCGACGAGGTTTCCGACCGTCTGGCCCGCGTCGACGACGATCCGGCCGAGGGCGAGCCCTCCACGGAGGAACGCGACCACGCCGCCGCGGCGCTCGCCCAGGCCCGCGCCATGGAAACCGAGGCCCGGCTGGCGCTGCGCACGGCGGAGGAACGCTCGGGTGGAGTGCGGGGCAAGGCCGAACGGCTTCGTCGTCAAGCAATGTCGGAACGCCAGGCCCGCGCCCGCCACGAAGCTGCCCAGGTGCGCCGGGAACGCTCCCGCCTGCTGGCCGCGACCGTCGCCGAGTTGTCCGGCGACGTCGCGCAGCAGGTATCGGTGTCGCTGGAACGCGCCGCCGCCGACCGCGACGAACTCGACGCCGCCCGCAATGCCATCGGCGCCGAGCTGAACAAGGCCCGCGCCGACGCCTCGGCCGCCGCCAAACGCGTCGCCGAACTCACCGACGGCGCCCACCGCGGCGACATCGCCCGCGCCGAAGCGCAGCTGCGCGTCGACCAGGCGGAGGAGACCATCGTCGATCAGCTCGGGGTGCCCGTCGCCGACCTGCTCGAATCCCACGCGCCGGGGGAGGACTTCGACCGCGCCGAAGCCGAGGCCCGTCTCAAACGCGCCGAGAAGGACCTCCGGGTGCTCGGCCGCGTCAACCCGCTGGCGCTGGAGGAATTCAAGGCGATGGAGGAACGCCACGACTTCCTGGCCACCCAGCTCGACGACGTCCGCCGCGCCCGCGCGGACCTGCTCGACGTGGTGGAGGAAGTCGACGACACCATCCTGCGCCTGTTCACCGAGGCCTGGCTCGACGTGGAGCGGGAGTTCCCGAAGGTGTTCGACACGCTGTTCCCCGGCGGCGAGGGGCGGCTGGTCCTCACCGAACCCGACGACATGCTGACCACCGGCATCGAGGTGGAGGCACGCCCGCCGGGCAAGAAGGTCAAGCGCCTGTCGCTGCTGTCCGGCGGCGAGAAGTCGCTGACGGCGCTGGCGATGCTCGTGGCCATCTTCCGGGCCCGGCCGAGCCCGTTTTACGTCCTCGACGAGGTCGAAGCCGCGCTTGACGACGTCAACCTGCGGCGCCTCATCGCCCTGCTGGAGGAATTGCGCGAATCGTCGCAGCTCATCGTCATCACGCACCAGAAGCCGACGATGGACGTGGCCAACGTGCTCTACGGCGTGACCATGCGCGGCGATGGCGTGACGCGGGTGATTTCGCAGCGGATGTCGCCGGATTCGCACAGCTAG